A single Nitrospirota bacterium DNA region contains:
- a CDS encoding chemotaxis protein CheW — translation MSLRGRIERAANGPAVKSFLIVTFAGTACALPADIVRGMVEPQTGGMGDRLEFLGRTYPLQALSDRFGLPPSPPTGTARIILCEVRDAARGFLVDEVRGLTDVSLQAVRPLPPHFTGPERQWFPGLFLSQDSVTLLVDPDWLLGHVTEVYPAETVREAETAVPAAAQTDPFEPIQVQVEETGDAEDLPWAEI, via the coding sequence GTGAGCCTGCGCGGACGGATCGAGCGGGCTGCCAACGGACCGGCCGTCAAGTCGTTCCTGATCGTGACGTTCGCCGGGACCGCGTGCGCCCTGCCGGCGGATATCGTCCGCGGCATGGTCGAGCCCCAGACGGGGGGAATGGGGGATCGGTTGGAGTTCCTGGGGCGGACCTATCCGTTGCAGGCCCTCTCGGACCGGTTCGGGCTGCCGCCCTCGCCGCCGACCGGGACCGCCCGGATCATCCTGTGCGAGGTGCGGGACGCTGCCCGCGGGTTCCTGGTGGACGAGGTGCGGGGATTGACCGACGTGTCCCTCCAGGCCGTCCGGCCGCTGCCCCCCCATTTCACCGGTCCCGAGCGGCAGTGGTTCCCCGGGCTCTTCCTTTCTCAGGACTCGGTCACGTTGCTCGTGGATCCGGATTGGCTGCTCGGTCATGTGACCGAGGTCTATCCGGCGGAAACCGTGCGTGAGGCGGAGACGGCGGTGCCTGCGGCCGCGCAGACGGATCCGTTCGAGCCGATTCAGGTACAGGTGGAGGAGACGGGCGATGCGGAAGACCTCCCGTGGGCAGAAATCTAG
- a CDS encoding response regulator, whose product MAKILVADDSITIRKVAERQLIEAGFEVALASNGEEALARLASEHPDLAIFDVIMPDKSGYDLCTYVRSQPSFADLPVLLISGIVDEQVTKQAESCRADGVLKKPLQGPVLKDQVMGLLAKRQSKPAAGEPAAQAAPPPAPKVFRITEDQLQLFRQASSRVKELEALLAQEQARSSELEDQLGRAGARVTELEGLVAARESGPAREREPGSATDLEARLEQERQRTELLVERLAEAERTSAAGAQRIEELSRTIAEIARLVGLHKIEGQESPPSD is encoded by the coding sequence ATGGCGAAGATTCTGGTGGCGGACGACAGCATCACGATTCGGAAGGTGGCGGAGCGGCAGTTGATCGAAGCCGGATTCGAGGTCGCCTTGGCTTCCAACGGGGAGGAGGCCCTGGCCCGGCTTGCCTCGGAGCATCCGGACCTCGCCATCTTCGACGTGATCATGCCGGACAAGAGCGGCTACGACCTCTGCACCTACGTCCGGTCCCAGCCTTCCTTCGCCGACCTGCCGGTTCTCTTGATCTCTGGCATCGTGGACGAGCAGGTGACCAAGCAGGCCGAGTCCTGTCGGGCCGACGGGGTGCTGAAAAAGCCGCTTCAGGGGCCGGTCCTGAAGGATCAGGTCATGGGGCTGCTAGCGAAGCGCCAGAGCAAGCCGGCCGCGGGCGAGCCAGCCGCCCAGGCTGCGCCTCCGCCCGCCCCGAAGGTGTTTCGCATTACCGAGGACCAGCTCCAGTTGTTCCGCCAGGCCTCCTCACGGGTCAAGGAGCTGGAGGCGCTGCTGGCTCAGGAGCAGGCCAGGTCGTCCGAGCTGGAGGACCAGCTCGGGCGGGCCGGCGCTCGCGTCACGGAGCTGGAAGGCCTGGTGGCGGCGCGGGAGTCCGGGCCAGCCAGGGAGCGGGAGCCGGGGAGCGCGACCGACCTCGAGGCGAGACTGGAGCAGGAACGCCAGCGGACCGAGCTCCTGGTTGAACGGCTGGCCGAGGCCGAGCGGACTTCGGCTGCGGGGGCCCAGCGGATCGAGGAGCTGAGCCGGACGATCGCGGAGATCGCGCGGCTCGTCGGGCTTCACAAGATCGAGGGGCAGGAATCGCCCCCGAGCGACTGA
- the lpxD gene encoding UDP-3-O-(3-hydroxymyristoyl)glucosamine N-acyltransferase yields MENGPPRTVRLDEIARAVQAQVAGKGDTVLAGASSLEEAGPDQLSYVEHDRFVPMALASKAAAFVVGREIPQLNRPQLIAPNPKYTFARIVQQFFVPASRPRGVAEPITRGGNVQIGPDPSIWPFVTLGNDVTIGARVTLYPGVFVGDGVGIGDDCVLYPNVTVREGCQIGARVVVHSGTVIGSDGFGYAQHQGRHHKIPQLGIVVIEDDVELGANVTVDRATFGRTVIKRGTKVDNLVQIAHNVTVGEDSILVAQVGIAGSTVLGHHVMVGGQAGLTDHITVGDGVMIAARSGVNRSIASGQIVSGAPVMPHQVAVKAQAVVPLLPELRRQLRDLEKRVRTLEGGHQKAGGRERKAGGRKR; encoded by the coding sequence ATGGAGAACGGTCCCCCTCGGACGGTCAGGCTGGACGAAATCGCCAGGGCCGTGCAGGCTCAGGTGGCCGGGAAGGGCGACACGGTCCTGGCCGGCGCGTCCAGCCTTGAGGAAGCCGGGCCCGACCAGTTGAGCTACGTCGAGCACGACCGCTTCGTGCCGATGGCTCTGGCCTCCAAGGCGGCCGCCTTCGTGGTCGGCCGGGAGATCCCCCAGCTCAACCGCCCGCAACTCATCGCCCCCAACCCCAAGTACACGTTCGCCCGCATCGTGCAGCAGTTCTTCGTGCCGGCTTCCCGTCCCAGGGGAGTCGCGGAGCCGATCACGAGGGGCGGCAACGTGCAGATCGGCCCGGACCCTTCGATCTGGCCCTTCGTGACCCTGGGCAACGACGTGACGATCGGCGCGCGGGTCACGCTCTATCCAGGCGTCTTCGTCGGGGACGGAGTCGGGATCGGGGACGATTGCGTCCTCTATCCCAACGTGACGGTGCGGGAGGGCTGTCAGATCGGGGCCCGGGTCGTCGTTCACAGCGGCACGGTGATCGGAAGCGACGGGTTCGGTTACGCCCAGCACCAGGGGCGTCACCACAAGATTCCGCAGTTGGGGATCGTGGTGATCGAGGACGACGTGGAGCTGGGGGCCAACGTGACGGTGGACCGGGCCACGTTCGGCCGGACCGTCATCAAGCGGGGCACCAAGGTTGACAACCTGGTGCAGATCGCGCACAACGTCACGGTCGGCGAGGATTCGATCCTGGTCGCCCAGGTCGGGATCGCGGGGAGCACGGTCCTAGGCCACCACGTCATGGTCGGAGGTCAGGCCGGCCTGACGGACCACATCACGGTCGGGGACGGGGTCATGATCGCGGCCCGCTCCGGGGTCAACCGGAGCATCGCCTCGGGGCAGATCGTCTCCGGCGCGCCGGTCATGCCGCACCAGGTGGCGGTCAAGGCCCAGGCGGTGGTCCCGCTCCTGCCGGAGCTCCGCCGGCAGCTCCGCGACCTGGAAAAGCGCGTACGGACGCTGGAAGGCGGGCACCAGAAGGCAGGAGGCAGAGAGCGGAAAGCAGGGGGCAGGAAGCGGTAG
- a CDS encoding Hpt domain-containing protein, whose protein sequence is MSAADRDSLVSVFLAEASEGLATLHAALHPADGGLPSARSLQSHYIIGHSLKGASALYGFPGVADLAEILEAALERATESESRWPERVALLRDLVGTLRSQIDAIGRGRPEDRALCDRWKADHASALVSAPDGFSAERFPDSYLLPEVDPEVFSYFSPEAQEYLDAIEASLLRLDQAPRDAETIQLLFRTAHTLKGSAYTVGFKAVGDVTHHVEDMIGSLRDGQMPMTPPVADLVFKVVDVVRLLMKRDPRALPQVRQEFASVLQRLERAGKPEPTGAPVAVAAPAPAPAEERAAKQEAGEPKAPAKEGQEGAVIRVSRDRLERLLNLVGELVIGRGRLEQRLLALEHLSKQVLAYRNRMHETVRTFEDKHAFTLPAASGGRGPAGPAELPPWSDFGSLELDRYDDFNILSRRVAEVSADIGEALSQLNASIRRAREDMGQLHQLTLGMRDEIAKARMVPIGTPFTRFRRAVREMARSTGKDVTLVTSGEQTEVDTGVVERLVDPLVHLVRNAVYHGIEPSAVRVARGKPAAGTVFLHAAHRGSAVVIEVEDDGGGLDVEKIKAKAVSLGLLRSELVATLSDAEAYRLIFLPGFSTAEGVGAQAGRGVGMDVVKRTVEAMNGHIDIETERGVGTKFTLSLPLTLLISTALIVRVGTERYAIPLPSIREVVMPKPGAVQEVEGRALLQLEDEAVEVKRLAALLQAESRGADGPMPVVVVRTATGAVGLAVEELLGRQEIVVKSLGTLKPFRESCFSGASIDPEGRVIMVIDVNRLVGGRRAAGALDVSAQAQTAPALLAEQTGGEARPAQLPAADILLIDDSLSVRKFVGRMLEGAGYHVDTAVDGEEGLRKAAATGYRLIITDLEMPKLNGYEVIQALRMRAHTKSTPILVMTTRAGDKHRQMALGVGASGYVTKPVEERALIQEVSQRIGSAVGAKPSS, encoded by the coding sequence ATGAGCGCCGCCGACCGCGACTCGCTGGTCAGCGTCTTTCTGGCTGAAGCCTCGGAGGGCTTGGCCACGTTGCACGCCGCCCTCCATCCGGCCGACGGGGGGCTCCCGTCGGCACGCTCCCTCCAGTCCCACTACATCATCGGTCACAGTTTGAAGGGGGCCTCCGCCCTCTACGGGTTCCCGGGAGTGGCCGACCTGGCCGAGATTCTGGAGGCCGCGCTCGAGCGGGCCACCGAATCCGAGAGCCGGTGGCCGGAGCGCGTCGCGCTGCTCCGCGACCTCGTCGGCACCCTGCGCAGCCAGATCGACGCGATCGGGCGGGGGAGGCCCGAGGACCGGGCCCTGTGCGACCGGTGGAAGGCCGACCACGCATCCGCCCTCGTGTCGGCTCCGGACGGGTTCTCTGCCGAACGGTTCCCCGACTCGTACCTGCTTCCCGAAGTGGACCCGGAAGTGTTCTCGTATTTCTCGCCGGAGGCCCAAGAGTACCTGGACGCGATCGAAGCGTCGCTGCTCCGGCTGGATCAGGCCCCGCGGGACGCCGAGACGATCCAGTTGCTGTTCCGGACGGCCCATACCTTGAAGGGCTCGGCCTATACGGTCGGGTTCAAGGCCGTCGGCGACGTGACCCATCACGTCGAAGACATGATCGGGTCCCTCAGGGACGGACAGATGCCGATGACCCCGCCGGTCGCAGACCTGGTCTTCAAGGTCGTGGACGTGGTTCGGCTCCTGATGAAACGGGACCCGCGCGCCCTGCCCCAGGTCCGGCAGGAGTTCGCTTCGGTCCTGCAGCGGCTCGAGCGGGCGGGCAAGCCCGAGCCCACCGGCGCCCCGGTGGCGGTGGCCGCGCCGGCTCCCGCCCCGGCCGAAGAGCGGGCAGCCAAGCAGGAGGCCGGGGAGCCGAAAGCGCCGGCCAAGGAGGGACAGGAGGGGGCGGTCATCCGGGTCAGCCGGGACCGGCTGGAGCGGCTGCTCAACCTGGTCGGCGAGCTGGTCATCGGTCGAGGCCGGCTGGAGCAGCGGCTGCTGGCCCTCGAGCACCTGTCCAAGCAGGTGCTCGCCTACCGGAACCGGATGCACGAGACGGTCCGCACGTTCGAGGACAAGCATGCCTTCACCCTGCCGGCGGCGTCGGGGGGCCGCGGACCTGCCGGGCCGGCGGAGCTTCCTCCTTGGAGCGATTTCGGGAGCCTGGAGCTCGACCGATACGACGATTTCAACATCCTCTCCCGGCGCGTCGCCGAGGTCTCGGCCGACATCGGCGAGGCGCTCTCGCAACTGAACGCGTCGATCCGCCGGGCTCGCGAGGACATGGGCCAGCTCCACCAGCTCACGCTGGGCATGAGGGACGAGATCGCGAAAGCCCGCATGGTGCCGATCGGGACGCCCTTCACCCGGTTCCGGCGGGCGGTCCGGGAGATGGCCAGGTCCACCGGGAAGGACGTGACCCTGGTCACTTCGGGGGAGCAGACCGAGGTGGATACGGGCGTGGTCGAGCGCCTGGTGGATCCGCTCGTCCACCTGGTGCGCAACGCCGTCTACCACGGGATCGAGCCGTCGGCGGTCCGCGTCGCGCGAGGCAAGCCGGCCGCGGGCACCGTCTTTCTGCATGCAGCCCATCGCGGCTCCGCGGTGGTCATCGAGGTGGAGGACGACGGGGGCGGGCTCGACGTCGAGAAGATCAAGGCCAAGGCGGTGTCCCTGGGGCTCCTGCGCTCCGAGCTGGTCGCGACCCTGTCGGACGCCGAGGCCTACCGGCTGATCTTCCTGCCGGGCTTTTCCACGGCCGAAGGGGTGGGCGCCCAGGCCGGCCGCGGCGTCGGGATGGACGTGGTCAAGCGGACCGTCGAGGCCATGAACGGGCACATCGACATCGAAACGGAGCGGGGCGTCGGGACGAAGTTCACCCTGAGCCTTCCGCTCACCCTGTTGATCTCTACGGCGCTGATCGTTCGTGTCGGAACCGAGCGGTACGCCATTCCGCTGCCGAGCATCAGAGAGGTGGTGATGCCGAAGCCCGGGGCCGTCCAGGAGGTGGAGGGGCGGGCCCTCCTGCAGCTCGAGGACGAGGCCGTGGAGGTGAAGAGGTTGGCGGCCCTGCTGCAGGCCGAGTCTCGGGGCGCCGACGGGCCGATGCCGGTGGTGGTGGTCCGGACGGCGACCGGAGCGGTCGGGCTGGCCGTGGAGGAGCTCCTCGGGCGCCAGGAAATCGTCGTGAAGAGCCTCGGGACGCTGAAGCCGTTCCGCGAGTCCTGTTTCAGCGGGGCCAGCATCGATCCGGAAGGGCGGGTGATCATGGTCATTGACGTGAACCGCCTCGTCGGCGGGCGGCGAGCGGCGGGAGCCCTCGACGTGTCCGCCCAGGCCCAGACGGCGCCGGCGTTGCTGGCTGAGCAGACCGGCGGGGAGGCCCGCCCCGCGCAGCTCCCCGCGGCCGACATTCTCCTCATCGACGACTCGTTGAGCGTGCGAAAATTCGTGGGCCGGATGCTGGAGGGGGCCGGCTACCACGTGGATACGGCGGTGGATGGGGAAGAAGGGCTCCGGAAGGCCGCCGCGACGGGTTACCGGCTGATCATCACGGACCTCGAAATGCCGAAGCTGAACGGCTACGAGGTCATTCAAGCCCTTCGGATGAGAGCCCACACGAAGTCCACGCCGATCCTCGTGATGACCACCCGCGCCGGAGACAAGCACCGGCAGATGGCGTTGGGGGTGGGAGCGTCCGGATACGTCACCAAGCCGGTGGAGGAGCGGGCCTTGATCCAGGAAGTCAGCCAGCGGATCGGGAGCGCGGTCGGCGCCAAGCCATCGTCATGA
- a CDS encoding methyl-accepting chemotaxis protein, which produces MAKRELHTWFRDLKTFWKLVVGFTAVGAIMVVVGVIGLLGLQQLRDQLRIVYESATVALSNIGATSSNLGLYHDAILAAGRATRKQDFDDAIRVLPELKGRTLQPLAAYATGVMHVSQSGRDEAKDYQALSGALTDYFAAAEGAVSAFSDSYAPELTPDQRTMMRDLGLLALSVDVSNKYSQATARVRDLLATVREVAKDLNEAGQSVAQRRTLVVVFGALLAILVGAAVGYALAQFFSRGLTHVAEVATQAAAGNLRARAKLDSRDELGQMAGAFNTMLDRITTLVQTEEERDMLQRRLIEFLGLVAEVSKGDLTKRGEVTTDMFGNLADAFNLMLERFGQLMRQVREAAGRVNDSAGALRQSAGQMASTAQRQAMESERTLAAVEGLTQSMRQVAETAGASSESARQALTATERGRVAVQETVQDMQGIRAAVQRMSKQVKTLGDRSLEISQIVSTIREIAAQTNLLALNAAIEAAGAGEAGARFAVVADQVRKLAESSTQSTREIAELVKVIQQETQDAVVAMEHETQTVEAGSASALRTGEVFKEISEIAQRSADLAQVIARSSVDQAAATEEVARTIKDITGGATSTQRAAEETRLTIEEMARLAEGLTASVRQFKVA; this is translated from the coding sequence ATGGCGAAGCGCGAACTCCACACCTGGTTCAGGGACCTGAAGACGTTCTGGAAGCTGGTCGTCGGTTTCACCGCCGTGGGCGCGATCATGGTCGTGGTGGGCGTCATCGGGCTGCTCGGGCTGCAGCAGCTCCGCGACCAGTTGCGGATCGTGTACGAGAGCGCCACGGTCGCGCTGTCGAACATCGGCGCCACGAGCAGCAACCTGGGGCTGTATCACGACGCGATCCTTGCCGCCGGCCGGGCGACCCGCAAGCAGGACTTCGACGACGCCATCCGGGTCCTGCCGGAACTCAAGGGCCGGACGCTCCAGCCCCTCGCCGCCTACGCGACGGGCGTGATGCACGTCTCCCAGAGCGGCCGGGACGAGGCCAAGGATTATCAAGCCCTTTCCGGAGCGCTCACCGACTACTTCGCCGCCGCCGAGGGAGCGGTGAGCGCGTTCAGCGACAGCTACGCGCCCGAGCTGACGCCGGATCAGCGGACGATGATGCGGGACCTCGGCCTGCTGGCCCTCTCGGTAGACGTCTCGAACAAGTATAGCCAGGCGACCGCGCGGGTCCGCGATCTGCTCGCCACCGTGCGCGAGGTGGCCAAGGACCTGAACGAAGCCGGCCAGAGCGTCGCGCAGCGGCGGACCCTCGTGGTCGTCTTCGGCGCCTTGCTGGCGATTCTGGTTGGGGCCGCCGTCGGCTACGCCCTGGCCCAGTTCTTCTCGCGCGGCCTCACGCACGTCGCCGAGGTCGCGACGCAGGCCGCGGCCGGCAACCTCCGGGCCCGGGCGAAGCTGGACAGCCGGGACGAGCTGGGCCAGATGGCCGGCGCGTTCAACACCATGCTCGACCGGATCACCACGCTGGTCCAGACCGAGGAAGAGCGCGACATGCTGCAACGACGGTTGATCGAGTTCCTGGGGCTGGTGGCCGAGGTCAGCAAGGGGGACCTGACGAAGCGAGGCGAAGTCACGACGGACATGTTCGGGAACCTCGCCGACGCCTTCAACCTCATGCTGGAGCGGTTCGGCCAGTTGATGCGCCAGGTGCGCGAAGCCGCGGGCCGCGTGAACGATTCGGCCGGGGCGCTCCGTCAGAGCGCCGGGCAGATGGCCTCCACCGCCCAGCGCCAGGCCATGGAGTCCGAGCGCACCCTCGCGGCGGTCGAGGGGCTGACGCAGTCCATGCGGCAGGTGGCGGAAACGGCCGGCGCCTCCTCCGAGAGCGCCCGGCAGGCGTTGACCGCCACGGAACGGGGACGGGTGGCGGTGCAGGAGACCGTGCAGGACATGCAGGGCATTCGGGCGGCCGTGCAGCGCATGTCCAAGCAGGTCAAGACGCTCGGCGACCGGTCGCTGGAAATCTCGCAGATCGTGTCCACGATCAGGGAGATCGCGGCGCAGACGAACCTCCTCGCGCTGAACGCCGCTATCGAGGCGGCCGGCGCGGGCGAGGCGGGGGCGCGGTTCGCGGTCGTGGCGGATCAGGTCCGGAAGCTCGCCGAGAGCTCCACCCAGTCCACGCGCGAGATCGCCGAGCTCGTCAAGGTCATCCAGCAGGAGACGCAGGACGCGGTGGTGGCGATGGAGCACGAGACCCAAACCGTGGAGGCCGGTTCCGCCTCGGCGCTGCGGACGGGTGAGGTGTTCAAGGAAATTTCGGAGATCGCGCAGCGGTCGGCCGATCTGGCGCAGGTCATCGCCCGATCTTCAGTGGATCAGGCCGCGGCGACGGAAGAAGTGGCCCGCACGATCAAAGACATCACCGGCGGCGCCACCTCGACGCAGCGAGCGGCCGAGGAGACCCGCCTGACCATCGAGGAAATGGCCAGGCTGGCCGAAGGTCTGACTGCGTCGGTCCGCCAGTTCAAAGTGGCCTGA
- a CDS encoding chemotaxis protein CheW, whose protein sequence is MRKTSRGQKSSGPGRQVLVLFSVGGRRLAAKVEEVGGVWPWTGSMPVPSGTAFVKAVTRRGDEVLPVFDLAGRLGVAVEGTSPLCLIAKRRDGPLAICIDADIPTLHAIEPDSVQPVHPGDPDAIGTCRLGADYVPVYSLAALGLAFRSEPSGRAPRAAT, encoded by the coding sequence ATGCGGAAGACCTCCCGTGGGCAGAAATCTAGCGGGCCGGGCCGGCAGGTGCTCGTGCTGTTCTCGGTCGGCGGTCGGCGGCTTGCGGCCAAGGTAGAGGAAGTCGGGGGCGTCTGGCCCTGGACCGGCTCCATGCCTGTTCCCAGCGGGACGGCCTTCGTGAAGGCGGTGACGCGACGGGGGGACGAGGTGCTGCCGGTCTTCGACCTCGCCGGCCGTCTGGGCGTCGCGGTGGAGGGGACGAGCCCCTTATGCCTGATCGCCAAGCGCCGGGACGGCCCGCTGGCGATTTGCATCGATGCCGACATTCCCACCTTGCACGCGATCGAGCCGGACTCGGTGCAACCAGTCCATCCGGGCGATCCGGATGCGATCGGGACCTGCCGGCTCGGCGCGGACTACGTCCCCGTCTATTCGCTGGCGGCCCTGGGTCTGGCGTTTCGCTCCGAGCCGTCCGGGCGCGCGCCGCGGGCGGCGACTTGA
- a CDS encoding Hpt domain-containing protein has protein sequence MADLRDDPFLDEVLQLFAAEARDWLGQIREALQALEGNPGGAQSLSETIRRGLTNLAGSAATVELAGLEQLALALVRLSSVLPGLESGTGGGPVSVLREGLGAIENSVQQIEARTAPAVDFEPLMRRIAEAGQGKPPAPPAARPEPGSALHAALLDLQRSQIQAPEPGRDVLGEVLEALGEGVTQETVLQRLRELDGRDREFLTEAEFRLPRIQRELSSRRPGQAEGSGQSQAGDGLLSEVVELRDKALEARSEPVALFLDGLHGFLSIAKEYRAAIAPQRYDSVGSRLAALLQKVRQWAEQGQAEREAIEKFLHQRQAASQ, from the coding sequence ATGGCCGACTTACGTGACGATCCGTTTCTCGACGAAGTCCTCCAACTCTTTGCCGCCGAGGCGCGCGACTGGCTCGGCCAGATCCGCGAGGCTCTCCAAGCTCTCGAAGGGAACCCGGGAGGCGCGCAGTCGCTGAGCGAGACCATCCGCCGGGGACTCACCAACCTCGCGGGATCTGCGGCGACGGTGGAATTGGCCGGCTTGGAACAGTTGGCCCTGGCCCTGGTTCGGCTCTCGTCGGTCTTGCCCGGGCTGGAGAGTGGCACGGGGGGCGGCCCGGTCTCCGTGCTGCGCGAAGGGCTCGGTGCCATCGAGAACTCGGTCCAACAGATCGAGGCGCGGACGGCGCCGGCCGTGGACTTTGAGCCGTTGATGCGACGGATAGCCGAAGCCGGCCAAGGGAAACCTCCCGCTCCGCCGGCCGCTCGTCCCGAGCCGGGGTCGGCGCTCCACGCGGCGCTTCTGGACCTGCAGCGGAGCCAGATCCAAGCCCCGGAGCCGGGTCGGGATGTCCTCGGCGAAGTTCTGGAGGCTCTGGGGGAAGGAGTGACGCAGGAGACCGTGTTGCAGAGATTGCGGGAGTTGGACGGACGGGACAGGGAATTCCTGACCGAAGCGGAGTTCCGCCTGCCCAGGATTCAGCGGGAGCTCTCCTCGCGTCGGCCCGGCCAGGCCGAGGGAAGCGGCCAAAGCCAAGCGGGGGACGGGCTCCTGAGCGAGGTCGTCGAGTTACGCGACAAGGCCCTGGAGGCTCGATCAGAGCCGGTGGCCCTCTTTCTGGACGGGCTGCACGGCTTCCTCTCCATTGCCAAAGAGTACCGCGCAGCCATCGCACCGCAGCGCTATGATTCGGTGGGAAGCAGGCTTGCAGCGCTGCTCCAGAAGGTCCGTCAGTGGGCGGAGCAGGGGCAAGCCGAGCGGGAAGCGATCGAAAAGTTCCTGCACCAACGACAGGCCGCCTCCCAATAG